The Rhododendron vialii isolate Sample 1 chromosome 1a, ASM3025357v1 region TTTTTACATCTCGGGTGAGTTTGTTCAATTGTTCCATACATTAGAGAGTTTGAGCTGGATGTGTAAGGTTGGGTGACATGGAGAAGAGGTTTGAAAATACGACGGCTcagagctggtggtggtggtggcaggaTGATGGCTGGAGATGGTGGTGGATGGTGGCAGCATAATACCCGAAGGTGGCAGTGACTAGGCTTGAAGTTGGGAGGTGTGGGTACTGAGAAAGGACAAGGATAATTTGGGAATTAACAAAATATAAATGAATTTGGTGTGGTACTGAAaaaagggggggagggggggtagAATTTCTCGTGGGAAGTGTACCTGGAGTGGCCTTCCAGGAGAGAGCTCAGGGCAGCCTTATAGAGAGAGGGATAGCAGTGGAGAGTGGTAAATCAGAGAATAAGTGTGTTAGGTGTGTATTCAATGTGTATTGAATACTTGTCTTCAATGATGCATCAACTCTTCTTCATATAGGAGCCTTGGAGGAAGGGAAAGCCAGCTGGTTGGCTTCTCCCCATTAATGTGCAACAGAGTATGGGCTGATGGGATTTCACCTTGAGTGGGACTCTCAGAGACTGGTTGGGTAATGTAGGGAGGCGCGTCGTATCATGGGACAGGCAGTAGCTATGATACAAGCTTCAGGTGTCAGCTAGTCAACCgagatttttgatttttgatttttatcGGTTAGTCAACCGTTATATTGCAGAGATCCTCCCAGGTGTCAGACTTAGATGTCGCGTGACTTAGGCaacgcccctctctctctatgacCAGTCAAGGTCGAGCTCACCTCGTGGAGGTGAGCCTTGACATTCTCTTTGCTCTAGCCTCCAAGCCACATTCCTCCTTAGGTCCCGAGCAAAGTACGTGGGCCCTGCTCCCGCCTAGGTGGTGTTAGAGTCGCCATAAGTTATCGTGGGCTCATGGAGCTATAGATGCATAAGAGATAGGTGAGACCTCATAAAGAGGTATCTTCAGTGAGTGAGCTCCTTTAGGTGATGAGCAATCTTGAGGATGGCACTCATTAGGTGGTGGCCACCTCAATTACTAAAGAGGCTCCTCCAGTAGCAAGGACCTCTAGATACCCACaactgaaaaaaataattacaaagTAACATAATAACCATGCTCGATACGTGGCTATGACTGAACGTGGCTATGACTGAACAGCTTTAGTGATAAACGGTGGTAACACAAGGTTTAATACCCTTTTGGCTAGTTTTCATTTCCACAACTGATTTCCTGACAACAGAACGCATGAACACATACAAATAAGCTACAAATTCAAGTAACAAAATATAGTAATTCAAAGGAAAACACACAGATATTGCGATCACAAAAAAGAGCACTCTGGGTCTAATAAGAGAGTCATGTTGCAACTTCAATAAACTTGGCCTTCCCCGTAATGAATTctttgaccccacaaaaaattggAATACATATCTTCCCCAATTACAAATGTTGAGTCAAAACAAAAGTAAAGAAACCAAACATTGGAGCAACTAGCAACACAACTCAGAAATTGTAAGAGCATCCTCAACTGTTTATTCACGTGCCAATCATCATTCTAATTTAAGGGTGAATACTTACACAGTCACAGCAATTTAGTCTTGGTTTTCAACTTTTGAGCTTTCCTCTTGAAAGGTGCAGGATTCAACAAACGCTTCAGAGGGAATGAAAAGGCTCGGCTAGGTATCCTTCTTCTTGGTTTTACTTTGCCCTTCCCTGCATTTGATGAAATCACGAAAGAATAAGTAGGTGACAGATAAGGACTCAGTAAGGAAAGCTTTCATTGAGAAATTCATGCAGAAGCTTGAATCTTGGAATTGAATGGAATTGCTCTTACTCAGAACCTATCAAAACCCAGTCTTCCCAAAGAAAAGATAAACAAGAGAAAGCAAAAAAGCCACACATTATACCAGAATTAGTCTCAACCTAAGACACAATTGCCTATATAATTAAGGGAGTAAAAATAAATCTGTACTTCAGGAAAAAGTTTATGCAGAACTTAATGATTTTGTGATGAAACCAGCATCCAGAATTGGTAAAGACAATCTGACAAACTTGTTTATGCAAAAGAAAGGGGAAAGACTACCATTTGAATGGTAGTGTATACTTTGTGCTTAAGCAAATAATGCCATTACCTGAGGAATCATTCGAAGCTGGACAATTAACTTCAGCTTGAATATCTATCCTCTTGTGATCTTCAATTACCACCTCATCCGGCGGCTCGCAATTCTCTGCAGGATGATCATCGCTATCTTCCATCTCACGATAAGACTCAGCTGGCAATCCATCAGCAACAAATACTGAATCATCTCTTGTTTCCCTGAACTGTTCTCTTTCCATAAAATCTTCATGCAAACACACCTCATGTGAAGCCGATGATAAATCTACTTTACTGTTGGCATTTTTTCCAATTAAGCCTTCTTCCATTCCATGATCTTGTACACCTAAAATTCCATCCGAACTACATGAAATCTTAGCCTCATCACCCGGGAAGGCAGAAAAATCAAGATCCTTGCATGGAGTTGGATTCTCAACATCAACAATGGCATTACAGGTTGAAGCAATCTCAGTCTCCATTGCTGAAGTGTGAACTTCTGCAGTACTATCAGGTAAGAAAACCCAAGCATCACAATGAGTGATGCAACTCTGGGATTGCAAATTATGCACTTCAGTTCCACGTAGGGATATATCTACATCCAGCCCATTTGAGTTCTTAGGTTCTTCTTCACTGTTGGCGGTATGCATTAAGATTTCCTCAGCATTATCGAAGTGTCTCATAGTAGTAGTGGGGGAAAATGAATCCATAGAATCTTCACAGCTATGGATGAAATGTTGGGATGGCATATTGTATGATGAAGTCTGATCTGCTTTAGCAAGATCCTCGAGAGACTCTAGCTGCTGAGAAACTCCAGTTACTACAATTGGGACATCAGCTCTCCCAACAGCAGACAAGTTTTTACCAACATCCAGTGGCTGCACTGCAGCCTCAGTTGTAGATTTCAAATCACAAACTTGCAACCCACGGGATGGCAAACTATCCACAACTGCCGCAAAGTCAATGGCTTTCACAGTTTTGGATACTTTAGAGGAGGCAGAGAAGGACTTGGCCATGTCATCTAATAGCAAATCACCCTCGCCGCTAGAGATGGGATCCCATTTAAGCCAATCGCTCAAGCAAGATTCCTTGGAGTCAAGTTGCTCCCCTGATGGAATAACTTCAACTCTGATTGCCTCCTTGTAAAACTGTTTTTTCCTTGTAGCATTAGCAATAAGAGATCTGCAACACAATGGAACAAAAACATTTCACCTACATTAATATCAGCACAACCATTCTACAGGGTGAATATTTTGCGAGTTTCCCTACCTACAATTCTTGGAAAGAGCTGCTTTAGCGTGTTCCATAGAGAGCCCAAGCAGCGATGATAAATTTGCAACATCATATGGCCCTCTCAGTTCAGTCACAGAAGAGGCAGCACTTGAGACGATGAGATTCTTTCCTCGAGTCCAATCCACCAGTAGCTGGAAGCACAGAGTCACGTAGATGATCAGGTGATATATGGGGCAATGACAGGGACATAAAAGACCAGAAACTGCTTCTATGGCTGATTCACAGCACAAGTAAAATATGAAAATGGATTGTGATGAGCATCTGATCAACAGACATGGTGAAACAATTGAAGACAAGTAGGAAATTGATTCCGAGTATCTTTCCTCCACTTGCAATCATACCACAAGGAGAATTTGACATAAGCTGGCTGGTTATCATAAATAACCAGCAATCTGGCCAGTTACCAACTTACTACTATAAAATAAAGGCAGGACATAGTTTGTAGCTAACTTACTGAAAAAATCCATTTACAGGCAAACTAGAAAAAGGGCAACTAGAAAATAAATCAATCGTAAACTTCTGTAGTTCAGACGCTTCTAGTACATTGTCCAATATTGCCTATGACTGTTCACAACATGAAACGGTTTCTCTGTAACATACTACTAATTGACATCAAACAGTGTCTTGTTTGCGTAATGTGAGAACTCAAATCTCCAAATAGCAAATACTCCAGCCAGAAGAAAATGCTATCTTCacataaaaaaagaaggcaTTCAACTTCCATAACATGCCAGTTACATTCAAGACAAAGGAAACAAACATCTGAAATTGAAACCTGTAACTAATAATAGACGCTCAGTAGATCTTAACTCAACCAATGAGGCTACAAACTTCCTGTTACATTCTGTGTCCACCATGTTACATTCTGTGTCCACCATGTTACATTCTGTGTCCACCTACTGGCTACTTGATGCCAGAAAACTCAACCCCGTTTGTAAATACTCTCAGACTTTTTCTACATGACAatagcatctacatgctgcaatATGGCTTTCGATGCCATCCAATGAGCATATTTGCTGACACTTCTATACCACCCTTGGATTTATATTACAGAAAGTGGAGCAAATATATCCCACCCTCAGCATGATTTGGAGATGGAGCAAGTCTCTAAGCGAGAAAATAGCCTCCCTGCAGAAGGGCAGAACCTTCTGTCATAGACATACATAACCACTATCGGTAAGGTAATGGACATTCCATTTGCAGGTTGCAGTTTTAGGTTACTCTAGGTTTGAGCATTAATGCCACTTGTAATGCATGCAAGCAGAGAATTCAAAGACCATTCAACTTTCACTTATAGACGTCTAATTAGTTTTGGTCTATAGTGCAATTGTTTGTAGCTATGATACATGCACTTGGGTACAAGTATCGGGAAGGAATAAGCATAGAAAATGCCGGAATCATCTAATTCAAATGTTAAGATTTTCTGCACTCATCTAATTCAAATTTTAGGAAGTTCAGTCCCTACAGAATATCCACATTAAGGTAAAGTGTGTCATCACCTTGGCATTTGATATCATTTGTCTCCTCACTTGAGCATCCATGATAAGACGTGAATACGTGATTTCAAAAGAGACACCACGCTGCAATaccaaatacaaaaaacaaattaccaTCACAATAACTCGCACTGTATTCCGCAGTTCCAAAGTAAATCACACAACATCTACCCAAAGCTCTAAATTCACCCTATTGTACAACAGCACTTCCTATGAGTTTATTGGACGTTATTAACACCGAGAAAATTTGACAGAACACAAAGTTCTATCACTATTTGAAGGTGCAAATATACTATAGAATATTCCAAAGCCCTATCACATCATCCAACTAGAAAATCGATCTAGGGTCGAATCTATGTTGAATCTATACAAACCAATGCATGAAGTCTATTTTCAGGAATGCTTGGCCAAACTTTAGACGACAACGCATATATCCAAACAACCAACTTCACAGTCAACTCTGTAGGGACAAACACAACTCATTGACCAAGCAATTGGGCTGAGTTTGCATGGTTTTCATAGGAAAAACTGTGTGAGGTGGTCGGGAGCGTTGGAGGGCAAGGCATACCAGACTATGTAAAGAGACACACTCTAACCATAAGCAACACACTGCACGCATGCTTCACCCTTCTTCTAATACACCACCGTAGTGTCCTGCCCTAATTCTAGCTTACTTCAAAATTGGACTGCCTCACCTTTCTTCTCTGAATCTCTGTGTAGCCTAACTAGGTTCTAGTGGAGCTGTACTAGGTCTCAAGCTCATTGGCTGGGGCGGAGGTATATGGAGGGGGTGTGGCACATGCTACCCCCggttccaaaaaagaaaacatattttacACCAAGTGAAGTCCATTAAGTACTTGACTGTATCCGAACAACTTGATctttaaaaaatacacagtccgcatcagaaaaataatatatctttcttttttttggccgtaaataaaactaataaatcAATGACTTCTATTTGAAGCGCACAAGATAGTTGAACCAAGCCTTGGTTCTTTTCTAACAAAAAAGCTAAACTCAAGACAAAGCCTTGTTTTGTGTCTCTTAATATTTTGACAAACAACATGCAACATATAGTAGTAGACTCCCATCAAACATCACCACCTACCTATtcaaatcctggctccgccgcAAATATTCATTGTCAATGCACTTCGGTCCTATGATCTAATTCGGATGACTGCAATTTTAACTTTGCAGCCCAAACAGTACATAACCAATCAAGTAAATAACTAAGTTAACTAACCTCAATTGCATCTTTAACCAATCGTTGCTTCAACCTAAAAGGCAGCTTCTCTGAAAAATCAATCGCAATCAAATCCACCTGCACAACAAACACcccaaatccaaacaaaactcaaacaacATCCCCCAAAAAAACGGAACAGTATTATGACAATCCGAACTAAAACCTACACCAGACCTCAGAAGCCTTACACGCTTGCTCGAACGCGTTCTGACTCAAAGGCTTAACAGCGACGACATCATACGTCTTTAAAATCGGATTGCCAGAATTGAGAGCCGCCACCTGAGCCGAGCTGTCGACCACGACCGTCAAACGCGTGTACTGGCGGAATGGGGCGGAGGCGGGGACGCCGAGGACGTGGCGGTGGAGCTTGACGgcggaagagagagaaggcgcGAGTTTGAGGACGGAGGAGAGAGGGAACTTAGGGGTTGCGCAGCGGTCGTGTTCGGACATCACGCCCTTGATCGTGCGGTTGTAGGCGACTCCGGTGTAGCCCAGCTCCATGGCCTTGACGGCGAGTTTGAGGCGGGTGGTTTTTCTGGCGGATTTGTCCGGGACGTGTTTGTCGGATTCGTGGTAGGGGATGTTGAGGTCGAAGAACaccattggagagagagagagagagagagagagagagagaaagggagggagggagagagaggggcgaGTTGTGCGAAGGGAGTCGAACGTTTGAAATTTCGGTTGAACGGTAGGGTTGATGGGGAGTAGCAGGAAGGAGGGTCATTTGTATGAAGTCCATGTAACACCCCAAAAGTTTGGAATATAACAAATTTCGCGCAAAATTTAGTCAGAATTACAATTTGGACCGCAATGAGTAATTTATCTGGAGCAATTTTTGGTATAGCTGTGCTATTGTTACAGCTATCAGATCACGGGCAATATGTGTACCCGTACGCACAAATCCATTTTGGACCCGTTTAAGGTCCCagaaaaaaatgatcagaacaTCCAATTTTGTCCCAAAACTGAGAAGAGTTTAAGAGTGGgattttcctccaaattaatggTTATTGGGTTTTCTTCAAGCATTGAGGTGACTGTTTTGTTTAAAAAACCAAGAGGTTTTTCTCTCCTGCAACTAAAAGAACTTCAAATCAATAGTTCAAAAGTTCCAACAGAACCATTGATGGTATGTTGGGGGCCAACTTTTATTAGATACTACAGTTTTTAAAATAACTTAACAATTAGTATTGATGAAGTTAATCACGCATTTAGGTAAGCCACTATAAAGACCAATTGGAGTATAGTCACTTAAGTTAGATATTAAAATTAATCTTGCCACACCCATTAGAGATGTCTTTAAGGGCTTGTTTATTATTGGGAAAAGGAAGTAAAGAAGTGAGGTAGTAATAGAAGGAAAGGAATGTGAGAATAAATCATGTGTTTAGATCCCATTTCGccaagtttcttattttttaaatacttatttatcgCTTTATGAGATAagttattctctcataatatatcaactttaatttaaaaaaataagtacttatttctcttagCAGAACAGAATTAATAGGGAGAGAACGTAAGGGGGAGAGCTTATCCCTTCTAAGAGATCTTAGCTAACACCACCCCCGCCATAGGATAAGCTAATATGGTTGAAAAAAGACGGAATTTCCTTTCAAtcctttttttgtatttttcaatGCAATGTATTAACAAGAGCAACCAAGTAAATTTCACACTATCTacttttttctaccaatatcAAATACCATCCCATTCCACAaaggttattattattattttttaagtacttattgtTTGTTTGACGAGACAGATTATTCTCGCACAATACATCatatttaatttgaaaaatgagtCAAGTATAAGGTATCCTAATTTTACCGTCATTCTTTCTTATCCACCAAAAACTTTACACCCGTAAcaattagacaacaaaaaacaacaaaacccatTGGGCCCTAAATTGGGCCACGTGAAGGGCCAGGTCGGGTTTGGTCCAAGTAGCCCCATGAGCCAACATTCCCCAAACACAAAATTCATTCACCCGCCACAAAAAGAACCCTCTCCCACGCACACTTCAGAAATTCAGACTTCGTTCAATACGAAATTAACACGTCATCGATCCATTCCTTCCTAATCATTCTCATCTCGACCGTTCGTATAAACTCATCAACGGTAGAGATCACTCCCGCAACTGGGAAACGGATCGAAGCCTCACCACTCCAATGAATTCTcgccctatatatatacaaaccCCACCCCCCCTCAACCAGTACACGCCCAATTCAATCGTACCTTCAAATCCAAggtattcctctctctctctctctctctctctccttcctgtGTTATGTATTTTGTTACGTATTTGATTTCAGTTTAATCTACTTCTTCAATCGTCCGTAGCTTTGGTAAATTCGATTTGGTTTATTAGTTAGGGTTTGCAATAGTAGCGAGTAAATTGGGGGTAATTAGTTTCTTGAATCCACTGTGTTCTTCCTAATTTATTAATGTTTCAGTTTATTGATGTCTTGATTTTGTGCTAATGTTCGTATAGTCTGCTATTTTTATCGCAGTATCCGAGTAAAAAGCCTTTTGAGACAATCGGAAATGTCGGGACACGGCAAGGGAGGCAAGGGGCTGGGAAAGGGAGGTGCAAAATGGCACCGTAAGGTCCTCTGAGACAACATCCAAGGGATCACGAACCCAGCCATCAGGAGGCTGGCTTGCAGGGAGGAGTGAAGCGCATCAGCGGTCTGATCTACGAGGAGACTCGAGGGGTGCTCAAGATCTTCTTGGAGATTTGTGACGCGGTGACGTACACGGAGCACGCGAGGAGGCAGATGGTGACAGCCATGGATGTGGTGTACGCCCTGAAGAGGCAGGGAAGGACTCTGAGTAGGTTAATGGCCGGTTGGCATTTACGCGTCTGCCTAGGTGCCTAAGTGAGGTCTAGGCGTCGAGCTTAATTTAAGTGTTAGACCATTGCCTAGCGCTTAAACGGAAATTAGTTGGCCTAAGCGATAGACTTTTAGAATGTACTGATAAAAAGAATAGTAtgtcaaaattttcttctttaacaCAATCCTAAAGGCTGCATCAGTTAGAACAATACGTCCAAACAAATATTTTGACCGTAGATTTGGTGGATTTGTTTGTACCGACGAGCTTGCGATACGGTAGCTGCGGAAATAGTTTCAAATTCTACGATATTATGGAATCTAGTAATTTGAAATTTGGTTTATGTCTGGTTATGGAGTAATAATTATGTTGCCATGCCAAATCTCCTTCGTAACGAAAGTGAGACATTTTAGAttacaaaatattccaaaaaggGCAGTCCTATGGTACATCATAAGTGGTGTGTATCatacgcatcatgattttaaacttttgaatttaaaagtgaataatttggATCactcatttattaaatcaattaataaaataaaaaaatagcttagcaggtttatttttttttccttgactctctctccctttttttcatttgtaaaatattgcaaattatataaataaatataattgttatgacaacaaaaaaaattggtatttttttacCACAATGTGTTGTATCAAAAGAACATTTAGAATTATGCATTCAATATACTTGATATAAAACCAATTTTTCTGTTGTAATTAAATGTACGGTTGACTTGCAATTGCAACATAATAATGACGAATAAAACCATTGATCTCGTTATATCtgttgattaaataatccacataattttttggctcgatagggtttagaaagccctttcatcggTACTCGAATTCAAtagtaaaatgatttttttttgtctgattaAGAGTCTAATGATAAAcgattaacttcattcttgtatctggatacattaaattttttcgaTTATGCAGTTGTCGATAtttaattttggtgacaatattGAATATCGTATGACTTGATATTCTAACAGTTAtaatcgatcattctaaaaatatactcaCTAATGACGTttagttatggtatggtatggtattttgccgaTTATAACTATTGTTAACTGAattttttgattgaattttttttatacgacacgttgtggatatgaaaacgttaatttatggtgttgttataacaaatttggttatattactgaatttatgatttggtattttgttgattataactatcgctaactgaacattccgattgaatttttttcatacgaCACATTGtgagtatgaaaacgtcaatttatggtgttgtcataacaaatttgattatattactgaatttgtgatatagtattttgttaattataactattgttaattgaacatttcgattgaatttttttatacggcACGTTATGAGTatgaaaatgtcaatttatggtgttgtcataacaaatttggttatattactgaatttgtggtttaatattttgctaattataactatcgttaattgaacattccgattgaatttttttaatgatacgttgtgggtatgaa contains the following coding sequences:
- the LOC131321274 gene encoding protein GAMETOPHYTE DEFECTIVE 1: MVFFDLNIPYHESDKHVPDKSARKTTRLKLAVKAMELGYTGVAYNRTIKGVMSEHDRCATPKFPLSSVLKLAPSLSSAVKLHRHVLGVPASAPFRQYTRLTVVVDSSAQVAALNSGNPILKTYDVVAVKPLSQNAFEQACKASEVDLIAIDFSEKLPFRLKQRLVKDAIERGVSFEITYSRLIMDAQVRRQMISNAKLLVDWTRGKNLIVSSAASSVTELRGPYDVANLSSLLGLSMEHAKAALSKNCRSLIANATRKKQFYKEAIRVEVIPSGEQLDSKESCLSDWLKWDPISSGEGDLLLDDMAKSFSASSKVSKTVKAIDFAAVVDSLPSRGLQVCDLKSTTEAAVQPLDVGKNLSAVGRADVPIVVTGVSQQLESLEDLAKADQTSSYNMPSQHFIHSCEDSMDSFSPTTTMRHFDNAEEILMHTANSEEEPKNSNGLDVDISLRGTEVHNLQSQSCITHCDAWVFLPDSTAEVHTSAMETEIASTCNAIVDVENPTPCKDLDFSAFPGDEAKISCSSDGILGVQDHGMEEGLIGKNANSKVDLSSASHEVCLHEDFMEREQFRETRDDSVFVADGLPAESYREMEDSDDHPAENCEPPDEVVIEDHKRIDIQAEVNCPASNDSSGKGKVKPRRRIPSRAFSFPLKRLLNPAPFKRKAQKLKTKTKLL